The following coding sequences are from one Chitinophagales bacterium window:
- a CDS encoding transglutaminase-like domain-containing protein — protein MEERKKQSKLLKSQDTSELQALIRLLDDPDEKVFSNVSQRLKNYGTEIIPELEGAWETQYEPEIQSRIEDIIHSIQFSEVFQDFIDYLETDPENLLKGAILVARYRYPDTDEAELLGQIEKIRRAVWLELNYDLTPFEQINVINRVFFGFFGFKAEYYSQFDPKAFFLPQVLEAKRGSSLIVSILYMIVAQELDIPIYGVHIPMNFSIAYCHDFIEHFAPEDDYRMQVQFYINPLNKGQVFSENEIGDYLKKMRIPNDESFFKPIDNKHCIKLLLADLKKTFEADKAYPRIEEITMLMRLF, from the coding sequence ATTGCAGGCTTTGATCAGGCTTTTGGACGATCCTGATGAAAAAGTTTTCAGCAATGTATCTCAGCGACTCAAAAATTACGGTACTGAAATAATTCCAGAATTGGAAGGTGCCTGGGAAACACAATATGAACCCGAAATTCAAAGCCGTATTGAGGATATTATTCACAGCATCCAGTTCAGTGAGGTTTTTCAGGATTTTATAGATTACCTGGAAACCGACCCCGAGAATTTACTCAAGGGCGCAATTCTTGTTGCACGCTACCGCTATCCCGATACTGACGAGGCAGAATTGCTCGGGCAAATAGAAAAGATAAGACGAGCAGTTTGGCTGGAGTTGAATTATGACCTTACTCCATTTGAACAAATCAATGTTATAAACCGTGTTTTCTTTGGTTTTTTTGGTTTCAAAGCGGAATATTATTCACAGTTTGATCCCAAAGCATTTTTTCTTCCTCAGGTTTTGGAGGCTAAAAGGGGAAGCAGCCTGATTGTTTCTATACTCTACATGATTGTTGCGCAAGAATTGGACATTCCTATTTATGGAGTGCATATTCCCATGAATTTTTCCATTGCCTATTGTCACGATTTTATTGAGCATTTTGCCCCTGAAGATGATTATAGAATGCAGGTACAGTTTTATATCAATCCGCTGAATAAAGGCCAGGTTTTCAGTGAAAATGAAATTGGTGATTACCTGAAGAAGATGAGGATTCCCAATGATGAATCATTTTTTAAGCCAATTGACAATAAGCACTGTATCAAACTGTTGCTTGCCGATCTTAAAAAAACATTTGAAGCAGATAAGGCTTACCCCCGTATCGAGGAAATCACAATGTTGATGCGTTTGTTTTAA